The following proteins are co-located in the Pseudomonas synxantha genome:
- a CDS encoding aromatic amino acid transaminase: protein MFQHLDNYAGDLALVLLDTYERDPREFKVNLGIGLYFDDQGQIPYLKAVQNAARITDNDESPCSYLPIEGQSDFRHATQALIFGNDHSALHERRVATIQTLGGSGALAMAASLIKNWLPNSAIWISDPCWGNHEVFFRNANVQVYSYPYYDPVNKKIAFSRLLAALERLPEKSVVLLQPSCHNPTGLDLSRDQWLQVIDLLGRKNLIPLLDMAYQGFGEGLDEDAWAVRAIANTEITAIVAQSFSKNFSLYGERCGSVNVVCRTQSEAERVVGQLKSRVLGSYGTPPSRASLLITTILQHDTLRAQWRQEISEMRNRIATVRQQLYDALSTLAPSVDCRYLLEQRGMFCYTGLTPSEVEHLRINEGIYLLDSGRLCMPGLNNKNIHHVAKALARVLNKRREVTASQPHS from the coding sequence ATGTTCCAACATCTGGATAATTACGCGGGCGACCTTGCGCTCGTGTTACTTGACACCTATGAGCGTGACCCCCGTGAATTCAAAGTCAATCTTGGGATCGGACTCTACTTCGACGATCAGGGCCAGATTCCCTACCTCAAAGCCGTTCAGAATGCAGCGCGCATTACCGATAACGACGAGAGCCCCTGTAGCTATTTACCCATTGAGGGGCAATCTGACTTCCGGCATGCCACACAAGCGCTCATATTTGGCAATGACCACAGTGCTTTGCATGAACGTCGGGTAGCGACCATCCAGACCCTGGGAGGCTCGGGTGCGTTGGCAATGGCTGCCAGCCTGATCAAAAACTGGTTGCCCAACAGTGCAATATGGATCAGCGATCCGTGCTGGGGGAACCATGAAGTTTTTTTCCGAAACGCCAACGTCCAGGTCTACAGCTACCCCTACTACGACCCTGTTAACAAGAAGATCGCCTTTAGCCGCCTACTGGCTGCACTCGAACGTCTTCCCGAAAAAAGCGTGGTGCTGCTGCAACCGTCCTGCCATAACCCTACAGGCTTGGACCTCAGCCGGGACCAGTGGCTGCAGGTCATCGACCTGCTTGGCCGCAAAAATTTGATACCCCTGCTGGACATGGCCTATCAGGGCTTCGGTGAAGGTCTGGATGAAGATGCGTGGGCTGTGAGGGCAATCGCCAACACAGAGATAACGGCGATCGTTGCGCAGTCGTTTTCGAAAAATTTTTCTTTGTATGGTGAACGCTGCGGTAGCGTGAATGTGGTGTGCCGAACCCAATCGGAAGCAGAGCGCGTAGTAGGCCAGCTCAAGTCTCGCGTCCTTGGCAGCTACGGCACTCCCCCGTCACGCGCGAGCCTGCTCATAACCACGATCCTTCAACACGACACACTGCGAGCACAATGGCGCCAGGAAATCTCAGAAATGCGCAATCGTATCGCCACGGTGCGCCAGCAACTCTATGACGCTCTCAGTACATTGGCGCCCTCAGTAGATTGTCGTTACCTGCTTGAGCAACGTGGCATGTTTTGCTACACCGGATTGACGCCAAGTGAGGTCGAGCACCTGCGCATTAACGAAGGTATTTACCTGCTGGATTCCGGACGCTTGTGCATGCCAGGGTTGAACAATAAAAACATCCATCACGTAGCCAAGGCGCTGGCGAGAGTGCTCAACAAACGCAGAGAAGTGACGGCATCACAACCACACTCATAA
- a CDS encoding methyl-accepting chemotaxis protein: MVATANEVARSCSAAATSADEGYRDVHNGQQHIGEATTSVHKLSADLQKSTQTMELLEQDSKNINTILDTIRSIAEQTNLLALNAAIEAARAGDQGRGFAVVADEVRALARRTADSTGEIDSLLGNLARRTQEVTQQMQGSLLVSHASVERIQQARDSFDKIRGSVDSIRDQNTQIATAAEEQHQVAEEINRHIAQIHADAQLVEEFAHSAQTGSGRLTDISGQLKGLVGRFKF, from the coding sequence ATGGTGGCCACCGCCAACGAAGTGGCGCGCTCATGCAGCGCGGCAGCGACGAGCGCCGATGAAGGCTACCGCGATGTCCACAACGGCCAGCAACATATCGGCGAAGCCACCACCAGCGTGCACAAACTGAGCGCGGACCTGCAGAAGTCGACCCAGACCATGGAGTTGCTCGAACAGGACAGCAAGAACATCAACACCATCCTCGACACGATCCGTTCCATCGCCGAACAGACCAACCTGCTGGCCCTCAACGCCGCCATCGAAGCTGCGCGGGCCGGCGACCAGGGCCGCGGCTTTGCCGTGGTGGCCGATGAGGTTCGCGCCCTGGCCCGTCGCACTGCCGACTCCACCGGCGAAATCGACAGCCTGCTCGGCAACCTTGCCCGCCGCACCCAGGAAGTCACCCAGCAGATGCAGGGCAGCCTGCTGGTGTCCCACGCCAGCGTCGAGCGCATCCAACAGGCCCGCGACAGCTTCGACAAGATCCGTGGCTCGGTGGACTCGATTCGCGACCAGAACACTCAGATCGCCACCGCCGCCGAGGAGCAGCACCAAGTGGCCGAGGAGATCAACCGCCACATCGCGCAGATCCATGCCGATGCGCAACTGGTCGAAGAGTTCGCCCACTCGGCGCAGACCGGATCTGGCCGATTGACGGATATCTCCGGGCAACTCAAGGGTCTGGTCGGTCGCTTCAAGTTCTGA